The sequence CGACAAGCGTCGCACTTCCGCTGCCCAATGGATCTGTCACGACGGACTCGAACGAACTATTCAGAGCGGTCGCTTCGCTCAGAACCCAGACCGGCAGCGTCATCGTAAAGCTGGATAATGGAGCCGGTGGGGTCGGAAATGTCATTCTGACCGGCAATGAAAGCGATCCACTACCTGGGGCAAGAGATACCCGGCGGATTCCATGGCCGTCCTTTGATCCTGACGCGCTTTGGTCTGAGATGACAACGGCATCCTGTAAGACGCTGGTCGTTGAGTCCTACCACTTGGCGAAGTCTTTGTTCTATCTCGAGTATGAAATCGAGGATGATGGTTCAATCGTTTTCAGGAACAGTGGAAACATACGACTGTGTAAAAGCGCGGATCGATCTGAGAGAGCTCTGATCTGGACAGGACTTGAGCTTCCAAGCGACCTGGGGAACGAGCAATGGTTGACTGCCCAGGCGCATGCCTACCGATTTGTGGCGCTTGCGCGAAACCTGGGATATCGCGGAATGATCAACATTGACGCCATTTTCGCTACTGACGGACGGTTGCTGTTTAATGAAGCGAACGGCCGTTGGGGTGGCGGCTCGGTGTTACACAGCATTGCCGTCCGGCTGCTGGGATTCGACTATTCCGGTTGCAACGTTATTCTATCCGTAAGAAATGTTCGATCAGGATCCCTCAAAATAGCGCATGATCGTTTGGTCAGGGAAGGATTTCTGTTCGACCGCACACGCAAGGAGGGCGTGATCCCGCTTGCCGCCGACCAAGAGGCTGGCACGGTGGAGTGCCTTGTGATTGCGCGCGATAGGGCCGCGGCCCGCGATCTACAGCACCACCTACTGCGAATGGTTTGATCGAGATCACAGCGGCCATATCTTCAACCGCTCAATTCATCGGAACTTGTCCCTGCTTTCGATCGCGCGCGGTACCTGACGCTCGTCTAGCTCGAGTTCTGTCCGCTCCAATCGCGACCGCCCTTAAGTCGCTCCTGAAGGGCTGGCCGATCGGCGATGAGGTGCTCGAGGTGCATCGGCTCATTGTCTGGCCGCTCGCCCCGCGCCAATCGTCCAATCAGCGCTCGCGTCGCCTCTACCACGTAGACCTCGCAATCATGGCCGTTCTGCTGCCGGGCCAGCGGGCCGCTTGCAGGCGGAAGCCCAGACGTGCGGCGAGCTGTTCTGCAACGGTACTGTTGGAAGACCAGGCGGAGTCATAGTGATAGGCAACCGGCGCGGTAGGCACGCGCCGAACAACCAACAGAAGCGACCAGTGGGCGCCACCGCCAGTAACGCCAGCATCGTTCCCGGGCACGGACAGGCGGTATCGTAGCCATCCTGATCATTGACGATCTGCTGGAAGGTTTGTACGCGGTCGCTCCGGCTCGGATCAAGCGCAGCAGCTGGGCTCGCGCAGGTTGAACGAATCGGGTCTGGGCGGCAAGATCGGGCTCGTTCCGTTGCAACTCTTCCACATGCTCATCGCCCTGGCCGCCTTTGGACAGTGACACAAGATGGCCAAGCTCCCCCCTCTCCTGAGAGCTCCCCCCTTACCAAGTTCACTCGAAAGCGAATTTTCGGCCACCCCACCTCATACGCCAGCGGTAGAACTTTCGATGATCCGGCGGTTCGCGCCGCTGCGTTTTGAACAGAAATAGACCAGCGATCTGCGCTCGCCGGACAGCACAGGCTTCACCTCGTGCCGGAGCTTACATGTGGTGATAAGCACGGCGCCAAATGGCGGTCGGAATACCTGGTGTTCGTACCCGTTTGGATATACCACGAACCCACCCCCCTCGAAGTCCCTCGCCAGCTGCACGATCACCGCGTACTCGAAATCAGGGTCGCTCGCAGCATCCAGATGAATGCCAACAAAGGAACCAGGCGGCATCCGATGCATTTGGCATCGGCGAATCATGTAATCCGACGTGGCTCCCAAAATCTTTCTTAGCGCGAAGCTGCGGTCTTTCCTTTCGAGTAGTTCCATGATCTGCCCTGGAGCTGCACCGCTCGCGTCGCTAGGAGCGCGGCCGGGCGGGTCGACCCTCACGCGTTTGACGAAAACATTGTGCGAGTCGCCGGCATCTCCCACCCTCACTTCTTCTTCGGGAATCTCAGCCTGCAGCTGATCGATCTTGGCCAAGTCATCTTGGGTGAACAATATCTGGGGGCCGATCACGACCGTCCCCTTTACCAACAGCTCTATGCGGTATTTTGTCAAAGCTTCTTCTGAAAGCAGACGGGATTTAGGATTCATTACGCGCGCCATTCGAGTTCACTCCAGGGTCTGTCTTCAACG is a genomic window of Bradyrhizobium sp. CB1717 containing:
- a CDS encoding 2OG-Fe(II) oxygenase, which produces MARVMNPKSRLLSEEALTKYRIELLVKGTVVIGPQILFTQDDLAKIDQLQAEIPEEEVRVGDAGDSHNVFVKRVRVDPPGRAPSDASGAAPGQIMELLERKDRSFALRKILGATSDYMIRRCQMHRMPPGSFVGIHLDAASDPDFEYAVIVQLARDFEGGGFVVYPNGYEHQVFRPPFGAVLITTCKLRHEVKPVLSGERRSLVYFCSKRSGANRRIIESSTAGV
- a CDS encoding peptide ligase PGM1-related protein, whose translation is MPRILIMNAGTAQMSGADLSPAQLSLAATSAYRSAWFAREGDLIVSPVVIPADLLSFIGATLDFDASSLCLLVPQGGSQSPVLDDCTLLSKTVVERIARHIRQNSTWRLYPCYSTEGVARLAAMLGIPQIGDDFALQRGPDLLNRKSHFRQLATSVALPLPNGSVTTDSNELFRAVASLRTQTGSVIVKLDNGAGGVGNVILTGNESDPLPGARDTRRIPWPSFDPDALWSEMTTASCKTLVVESYHLAKSLFYLEYEIEDDGSIVFRNSGNIRLCKSADRSERALIWTGLELPSDLGNEQWLTAQAHAYRFVALARNLGYRGMINIDAIFATDGRLLFNEANGRWGGGSVLHSIAVRLLGFDYSGCNVILSVRNVRSGSLKIAHDRLVREGFLFDRTRKEGVIPLAADQEAGTVECLVIARDRAAARDLQHHLLRMV